A window of Thermococcus alcaliphilus contains these coding sequences:
- a CDS encoding RNase J family beta-CASP ribonuclease, whose product MIKVYTLGGYEEVGKNMTAVEYEGEVVIIDMGIRLDRVLIHEDVNFQQMSSRDLRKLGAIPDDSSLKNKKVVAIALSHGHLDHIGAIAKLAPHYPNVPIYGTPYTIKLAKGEVRSEQYFEVTNPMYETQYGEIVQVSENLAIEFVQITHSIPHSSMVVIHTPEGAVVYACDYKFDNHNPLGEKPDYKRLKEIGQEGVKILIPESTRAAEETKTPSEASAKLLLEDFFYYEGMEEKGLITTTFASHIARLQELIEIANNMGRQAVLVGRSLAKYTGIAKQLGLIKMKGAKAVRSPNAVQKTLREVSQARENYLLIVTGHQGEPGAVLTRMANGELYDIGKEDTVVFSAGVIPNPLNIAQRYALETKLRMRGVRMVKDLHVSGHASREDHRYLIKLLNPENIIPAHGEFRMLTHYAELAEEEGYLIGRDVFVSRNGYKVDVR is encoded by the coding sequence ATGATAAAAGTTTACACACTAGGTGGTTACGAGGAAGTAGGAAAAAACATGACTGCCGTTGAATATGAAGGAGAAGTTGTGATTATTGATATGGGAATCAGGCTTGATAGGGTTCTTATCCATGAGGATGTTAACTTTCAGCAGATGAGCTCGAGAGATTTAAGAAAGTTGGGTGCAATCCCCGATGATTCCTCTCTCAAAAACAAAAAAGTCGTTGCCATTGCACTTTCTCACGGTCATCTCGATCACATAGGAGCTATAGCAAAGCTTGCTCCTCACTATCCAAACGTTCCAATCTACGGAACTCCTTACACAATAAAGCTGGCAAAAGGAGAGGTGAGAAGCGAGCAATATTTTGAGGTTACAAACCCAATGTATGAGACCCAGTATGGGGAGATCGTTCAGGTTAGTGAAAATTTGGCTATAGAGTTTGTTCAGATTACTCACTCAATCCCGCACTCCTCAATGGTGGTTATCCATACGCCCGAAGGTGCGGTAGTTTATGCATGTGATTATAAGTTTGACAACCACAATCCCCTTGGAGAGAAGCCAGATTACAAGAGGCTCAAGGAGATAGGCCAAGAAGGAGTAAAAATTTTGATACCAGAATCAACGAGGGCAGCTGAAGAAACAAAGACGCCAAGTGAAGCCTCTGCGAAGCTCCTCTTGGAAGACTTTTTCTACTATGAAGGGATGGAAGAGAAAGGACTAATAACCACGACCTTCGCCTCCCACATAGCCCGTCTGCAAGAGCTGATAGAGATAGCAAACAATATGGGGAGGCAAGCGGTTTTGGTAGGTAGATCTCTAGCAAAGTACACAGGCATAGCAAAACAGCTCGGTCTAATAAAAATGAAAGGGGCAAAAGCGGTGAGAAGCCCAAATGCTGTTCAGAAAACACTTAGAGAGGTTTCTCAAGCTAGAGAGAACTATCTCCTAATAGTCACGGGTCACCAAGGTGAACCAGGAGCAGTGCTTACAAGGATGGCTAATGGGGAACTCTATGACATCGGAAAAGAGGACACTGTTGTGTTTTCGGCTGGAGTCATCCCAAATCCCCTAAACATAGCCCAACGCTATGCCCTTGAAACAAAGCTCAGAATGAGAGGAGTGAGAATGGTTAAAGATTTACACGTCTCAGGTCATGCAAGCAGGGAAGATCACAGATATTTGATTAAGCTTTTAAATCCAGAGAATATAATCCCCGCTCATGGAGAGTTTAGGATGCTCACCCATTATGCTGAGCTTGCCGAAGAAGAGGGGTATCTCATCGGAAGGGACGTGTTTGTATCAAGAAACGGTTACAAAGTCGATGTGAGGTGA
- a CDS encoding winged helix-turn-helix transcriptional regulator has product MSTRERILDYVTKNPGITFRKLAQELNIGIGNLQYHLRHLEKEGKIISKRLGGKKYFFPAGFEEEYRRLMIAISNESQRKILLLLAEGDKNQSEIAEKLNLTPSTIVYHTKRLERLGIITKIKDGKNTVYSLNCDVEVLVRIIREYKPKIWDKLADKLIDLTLAFRGEGE; this is encoded by the coding sequence ATGAGCACCAGAGAAAGAATTTTGGACTATGTCACAAAGAATCCGGGAATAACTTTTCGCAAATTAGCTCAAGAACTCAACATAGGGATAGGAAACCTACAATATCACCTACGGCATCTTGAAAAAGAGGGAAAAATCATATCAAAACGGCTTGGAGGGAAAAAATACTTCTTCCCCGCAGGTTTTGAAGAGGAGTACAGGCGTCTTATGATAGCTATTTCAAACGAAAGCCAAAGAAAAATACTCCTTTTACTTGCGGAAGGGGACAAAAACCAAAGCGAAATTGCAGAAAAGCTCAACTTGACCCCCTCTACTATAGTTTATCATACAAAACGGCTCGAGAGATTGGGGATTATTACAAAGATAAAAGACGGAAAAAACACCGTTTATTCCCTTAACTGTGATGTTGAGGTTTTAGTTCGCATAATCAGAGAGTATAAACCAAAAATCTGGGATAAACTGGCAGATAAATTGATTGATTTAACGTTAGCGTTCAGGGGGGAGGGAGAGTGA
- a CDS encoding SLC13 family permease encodes MTPLEIFALAVFIFTYALIISERIHRTVAAMAGGSLVLLANIVPWEKVPLYLDLDTILLLAGMMIIVNTTRLSGLFEYIAIKTAKLAKGEPIRVLLLFSVVTALISAFLDNVTTVLLLTPMLIYISRLMEVNPLPFLLSEIFASNIGGTATLIGDPPNIMIGSAAGLSFNEFLVNMGPIAFLDLILMVFVVYLAYRGTLKISPEKKERILRTLEGLDERAAIRDLPLFRKSIVTIVIVVLFFFVHDKLGIEPAVVALFGASLLLFWSRENPEGILEKVEWATLFFFGGLFLIVGSLVETGFIGQIAQWVTSHVHTEGEAMLVIAWFSALASAVIDNIPFTATMIPLIKAMETSLNTYPLWWALSLGACLGGNGTAIGASANVVVIGIAAREDIRITFMDFLKIGMLIMVLTVGAGVGILWLRYVWW; translated from the coding sequence ATGACACCATTGGAGATATTTGCCCTTGCAGTGTTTATCTTTACATATGCTCTTATAATAAGCGAGCGAATACACAGAACCGTTGCCGCAATGGCCGGAGGCTCTTTGGTGCTTCTAGCCAACATAGTTCCTTGGGAAAAAGTTCCCCTTTATCTTGACCTTGACACTATACTTCTTCTTGCTGGAATGATGATAATTGTCAATACAACAAGATTAAGTGGTCTCTTCGAATATATCGCAATAAAAACAGCCAAACTTGCAAAAGGAGAGCCTATTAGAGTTTTGCTCCTTTTCTCAGTTGTGACAGCCCTCATAAGTGCCTTTCTTGATAACGTGACCACGGTTCTTCTGCTCACTCCGATGCTTATCTACATTTCAAGACTTATGGAAGTTAACCCTCTCCCCTTCCTTCTCTCCGAGATCTTTGCTTCTAACATCGGTGGAACAGCAACGCTCATAGGTGACCCACCTAACATAATGATAGGCTCCGCTGCGGGGCTTAGTTTTAACGAATTTCTCGTCAATATGGGCCCAATAGCATTTCTTGATTTAATACTCATGGTTTTTGTAGTGTACTTAGCTTATAGGGGGACCCTTAAGATCAGCCCTGAAAAAAAGGAGAGAATCTTAAGGACACTTGAGGGTCTGGATGAAAGAGCTGCGATTAGGGATCTGCCTCTTTTTAGGAAGTCTATTGTAACAATCGTCATTGTGGTGCTATTCTTTTTTGTTCATGACAAGCTTGGGATAGAGCCTGCTGTGGTTGCATTATTTGGGGCATCTTTGCTCCTTTTCTGGAGTAGGGAAAATCCTGAGGGAATCCTAGAGAAAGTCGAGTGGGCAACGCTGTTCTTTTTCGGAGGTTTGTTCCTCATTGTAGGGAGTTTGGTTGAGACCGGGTTTATAGGGCAGATAGCTCAGTGGGTAACCTCCCATGTCCATACCGAGGGAGAAGCTATGCTGGTTATAGCGTGGTTTTCAGCACTTGCTTCAGCTGTTATAGACAACATCCCCTTCACGGCTACGATGATACCCCTAATAAAGGCAATGGAGACATCTCTCAATACGTATCCTCTTTGGTGGGCTTTAAGTTTAGGGGCGTGCTTAGGTGGAAACGGAACCGCTATTGGAGCATCGGCAAACGTTGTTGTTATAGGGATAGCAGCAAGGGAAGACATAAGGATAACATTTATGGACTTCCTCAAAATAGGCATGCTCATAATGGTCTTAACTGTAGGTGCTGGCGTTGGGATATTATGGCTTAGGTATGTGTGGTGGTGA
- a CDS encoding CARDB domain-containing protein codes for MLTIKKSNIIALVLTLLLLGSMPVMAHIEVEYNKETGVQVFGGTFRDQIVKGQNITLFALIWRPYEGPVPNVQVKFTVMKYGETVFTDIVTTNKYGIANTTFTPEEVGWYNVEISYNSTTFWTSFEVIEIQPYYFVEKNILAKVGENITLRWALIEPFTRKPYTNPVNIAIIKREGNPLINTTITPVNGILEYTVQFNTTGEYYVYLDGQEAGAVKVTNIPLEVAVVASENVREGKEFTVHVFAKDVTTGMPYSGDLILKAIYFRKEDITESTYNVTLTNGYGHITLSVPLDAEGIAIELYDGKDSYIPLGSEWIGVSKEQVPEENLNSEEEAIMAEETLDKYLDAVITPQEVIATPGEFLSFEVTSSTALPGYNYTLEIIWYPWTGKDSLTLELASVNRTYVQFDETGKLTLTGIKVPEDAYFGVIKIGNAEAYVYVYRPYISSAWDYAYYVYNPENHEIVLDESISITGLLENATYESKFTKPLPNEPLYIYTPTGVHEVKTDEEGSINTTISFPRNPYAPIGFGEDINKVWALLIHDSGTYGISSLEVAKIKTYLELNTTRPPALLSAFKYYENETPTSIPIVLEFAPLIGNSWNGFVLEPQVYYWNTTELKIPIVEPGKYLVTLLPTGWVCRTYEEYSMTECSSSNGWEHEAQFLILPEDLEIPKYYEIESTKEKEYIEIPIKLPGKGYFYYKTWDYTYVGVTDEQGNGILKLKKPNQLTPWGDIYYWGKFGFVTEEFSLLDIEWSITIHVLSDEIPPTVDIRVNPTSQQVGKNVTITYEASDNKALKEISIVIANRTDTILNMTIDTSTCGTDCKGSFNFTVPAVEEYTVKIIATDEAGLTAQKFVNFYGKVVKIEALDFTNNKTTKISVEKQTEIYISANETEPVYALVIASGGLENEDMKSELIKEGAEDFRYIKVETNKQVNYEWVILNVTYDEEELKAAGVPEIAVTIFYWNGSEWIDLSKYVGKSIPDNSPYGNLTVYDFGVDTKNNYVWANVSHLSDYTFGLELPDLKVVSLSPSEIELVEGEQNSIVVTIKNDGASTNKNIAITLYANDTLIGTKTIPGLGKEESTTIEFPWIPEHEGKYTLKAIVDPENTVVESNEDNNEISISVLVSQSFNTKTSQEQTKDKSEIANLALFYYYGYLRYNETYSKLYNESVNSNVSEDVLRLAKSYYENATKAYANAERSGPIYQNLGDIRVFIYIRRAYLNIKNAVNILKSAVLD; via the coding sequence ATGCTGACAATCAAAAAAAGTAATATAATAGCTCTCGTTCTGACTCTGCTTCTACTGGGGAGCATGCCAGTAATGGCACATATAGAAGTGGAGTACAACAAAGAAACCGGGGTGCAGGTTTTCGGTGGTACTTTTAGGGATCAGATTGTAAAGGGACAAAACATCACCTTGTTTGCATTGATCTGGAGGCCCTACGAAGGGCCAGTTCCAAATGTTCAAGTTAAATTTACTGTAATGAAATACGGAGAAACAGTGTTTACAGATATCGTGACGACTAACAAATACGGTATCGCAAATACTACTTTCACACCAGAAGAAGTAGGATGGTACAACGTGGAGATATCCTACAATAGCACTACTTTTTGGACATCCTTTGAAGTAATTGAGATACAGCCTTATTACTTTGTCGAAAAGAACATTCTCGCAAAAGTTGGCGAAAACATTACACTTAGATGGGCGCTTATAGAACCATTCACCAGAAAGCCCTATACCAACCCAGTAAACATTGCAATAATCAAAAGAGAAGGAAACCCCCTAATAAATACCACAATAACTCCCGTAAATGGAATACTAGAATACACTGTTCAGTTTAACACTACGGGAGAGTATTATGTATACCTCGATGGACAGGAAGCTGGAGCCGTTAAAGTAACAAACATTCCCTTGGAAGTTGCAGTAGTAGCTTCTGAGAATGTCAGAGAAGGTAAAGAATTCACAGTACATGTATTTGCCAAAGATGTGACTACAGGCATGCCATATAGTGGAGACTTGATTTTAAAAGCAATTTATTTTAGGAAAGAAGACATTACTGAAAGCACCTACAATGTAACTCTTACAAATGGATACGGCCACATAACCCTCTCTGTACCACTTGATGCAGAAGGCATTGCTATCGAGCTATACGATGGGAAAGACAGTTATATCCCCTTGGGTTCAGAATGGATAGGAGTTTCAAAAGAACAAGTACCTGAAGAGAATTTAAATAGCGAAGAAGAGGCCATCATGGCGGAAGAAACTTTAGACAAATATTTAGATGCTGTTATAACTCCCCAAGAGGTAATAGCAACTCCTGGAGAATTCCTGTCATTTGAAGTAACGTCTTCAACTGCATTACCTGGATATAACTATACCTTAGAAATTATATGGTACCCTTGGACTGGAAAAGATTCTCTAACTCTTGAGTTAGCAAGCGTTAACAGAACATACGTACAGTTCGACGAAACAGGGAAGCTAACTTTAACAGGAATAAAAGTGCCGGAAGATGCCTACTTTGGAGTGATAAAAATTGGAAACGCGGAAGCGTATGTATATGTCTATCGCCCTTATATATCCTCTGCTTGGGATTATGCATACTATGTTTATAATCCAGAAAACCACGAGATTGTTCTAGATGAGAGTATTAGTATAACAGGATTGTTAGAAAATGCTACTTATGAATCAAAGTTCACAAAACCGTTACCAAATGAACCGCTATATATCTATACGCCGACTGGAGTGCACGAAGTTAAAACTGACGAAGAAGGCTCAATAAATACCACGATATCCTTCCCAAGAAACCCATATGCACCGATAGGATTTGGAGAGGACATTAACAAAGTGTGGGCACTCCTTATCCATGACTCCGGAACTTATGGAATAAGCTCTCTAGAAGTCGCAAAGATAAAAACATACCTAGAACTGAACACAACAAGACCACCAGCGCTACTCTCCGCGTTCAAATATTATGAGAACGAAACTCCTACATCAATTCCAATAGTTCTTGAGTTTGCCCCACTAATTGGAAACTCTTGGAATGGCTTTGTTCTAGAACCTCAGGTATATTACTGGAACACCACTGAACTCAAAATTCCTATTGTTGAGCCTGGAAAATATTTAGTAACTCTCCTTCCAACTGGTTGGGTATGCAGAACTTACGAGGAATACTCCATGACAGAATGCTCCTCAAGCAATGGATGGGAACATGAAGCGCAGTTCCTCATTTTACCAGAAGATCTTGAAATTCCGAAATACTACGAAATTGAAAGCACTAAAGAGAAAGAATACATAGAAATTCCGATAAAACTACCCGGCAAAGGCTACTTCTACTACAAGACATGGGACTATACATATGTTGGAGTTACAGATGAGCAAGGCAACGGAATACTTAAGCTCAAAAAGCCTAATCAACTAACTCCTTGGGGGGATATATACTACTGGGGCAAATTTGGATTTGTAACGGAAGAGTTCTCGTTACTAGACATAGAATGGAGCATTACAATTCATGTACTTTCTGATGAAATTCCTCCAACAGTAGATATTAGAGTTAACCCCACCTCACAACAAGTTGGCAAAAATGTCACAATAACATATGAAGCATCTGATAATAAGGCATTAAAAGAGATCAGCATCGTGATAGCTAACAGGACAGACACAATCCTCAATATGACCATTGACACTTCAACGTGTGGGACTGATTGTAAAGGGTCATTTAATTTCACAGTCCCTGCTGTAGAAGAATATACAGTAAAAATCATAGCAACAGATGAAGCAGGATTAACAGCTCAAAAGTTCGTGAACTTCTATGGAAAAGTGGTCAAAATAGAGGCTCTTGACTTCACTAATAACAAAACAACGAAGATTAGTGTAGAAAAACAAACTGAAATCTATATTTCAGCGAACGAAACTGAACCAGTATATGCCCTGGTTATTGCCAGTGGAGGACTCGAGAATGAGGATATGAAATCTGAGCTTATAAAAGAGGGAGCTGAAGACTTTAGATATATTAAAGTTGAAACCAATAAGCAGGTAAACTATGAGTGGGTGATACTTAACGTTACATATGACGAAGAAGAACTTAAAGCAGCGGGGGTTCCAGAAATCGCTGTTACAATATTCTATTGGAACGGTAGCGAGTGGATAGATCTCAGCAAGTATGTTGGGAAATCAATACCCGATAATTCCCCATATGGCAACCTAACAGTTTATGACTTTGGAGTGGATACTAAGAACAACTACGTATGGGCAAATGTTAGCCACTTGAGTGACTATACCTTTGGACTAGAACTTCCTGATTTAAAAGTTGTCTCATTGTCCCCCTCTGAAATTGAGCTAGTAGAAGGAGAGCAAAATAGCATAGTAGTAACTATAAAGAATGATGGAGCTAGCACTAATAAAAATATTGCAATAACTCTTTACGCCAATGATACTCTAATAGGAACAAAAACAATTCCCGGACTTGGCAAAGAGGAGTCAACAACGATAGAGTTCCCATGGATACCAGAACATGAAGGAAAATACACACTAAAAGCAATAGTTGATCCGGAAAACACAGTAGTAGAAAGCAATGAAGATAACAACGAGATAAGCATTTCTGTTTTAGTTTCACAATCATTTAACACAAAGACTTCCCAAGAACAAACAAAAGATAAATCAGAAATAGCTAACTTAGCACTATTCTATTACTATGGTTATCTCCGGTACAACGAGACATACAGTAAATTGTACAACGAATCTGTAAACTCCAATGTCAGTGAGGACGTTCTTAGACTTGCAAAGTCCTACTACGAAAATGCAACAAAAGCATATGCCAACGCGGAAAGATCAGGACCAATATATCAGAACTTAGGAGATATTCGTGTCTTCATATACATTAGAAGGGCATACTTGAACATTAAAAACGCAGTGAATATATTGAAATCTGCAGTTTTAGATTAA
- the fni gene encoding type 2 isopentenyl-diphosphate Delta-isomerase, producing the protein MVNVDKEELTVIRKFEHIEHCLKKQVEAHVTTQFENIHFVHRSLPEIDKDEIDLSVEFLGRKFDYPIMIAGMTGGTKGSQLAGKINKTLAKAAQELNIPMGVGSQRAMIRNPETWESYYVRDVAPDVFLVGNLGAPQFAETMPNRYGIKEALKAVETIQADALAIHMNPLQESVQPEGDTQYRGVLKALAELKSEFPYPIIAKETGAGVSMEVAIRLESIGVDAIDVGGLGGTSWSGVEYYRAKDERSKNLALKFWDWGIPTALSVAEVRYATKLPIIATGGIRDGIMIAKALALGANLAGVALPLLKPAVKGDVEGVIKILQRYIDELRNAMFLVGARNVEELRKVPLVITGFAREWLEQRIDLWDFLRNRTS; encoded by the coding sequence GTGGTAAATGTGGATAAAGAAGAGCTTACTGTTATTAGGAAATTTGAGCACATAGAGCACTGCTTAAAGAAACAGGTCGAAGCTCACGTAACTACTCAATTTGAGAACATCCACTTCGTTCACCGTTCTCTGCCCGAAATAGACAAGGACGAAATTGACCTTAGCGTAGAGTTCCTCGGGAGGAAGTTTGACTACCCAATAATGATCGCTGGAATGACAGGAGGAACTAAAGGCTCCCAGCTCGCTGGGAAAATAAATAAAACCCTTGCCAAAGCCGCGCAGGAGCTTAATATTCCAATGGGAGTTGGAAGCCAGAGGGCAATGATAAGGAATCCCGAAACGTGGGAGAGCTATTACGTTAGAGATGTAGCTCCAGATGTCTTTTTGGTCGGCAACTTAGGTGCCCCTCAGTTTGCCGAGACGATGCCAAACCGCTATGGGATTAAGGAAGCTCTAAAAGCCGTTGAAACAATTCAAGCTGATGCTTTGGCTATCCACATGAACCCTCTACAGGAGAGCGTCCAGCCTGAAGGAGATACTCAGTACAGAGGTGTTTTGAAAGCTTTGGCTGAACTTAAGAGTGAGTTCCCTTACCCAATAATAGCCAAGGAAACCGGCGCGGGAGTTTCAATGGAAGTCGCGATAAGGTTAGAAAGCATCGGCGTAGATGCGATAGACGTCGGTGGGCTTGGTGGTACGAGCTGGAGCGGTGTTGAGTATTACAGGGCAAAGGATGAAAGAAGTAAAAACTTAGCCCTAAAGTTCTGGGACTGGGGAATTCCAACGGCTTTAAGCGTGGCTGAAGTTCGCTATGCAACAAAGCTACCAATAATCGCCACTGGTGGGATAAGGGACGGCATAATGATAGCAAAGGCTTTGGCACTTGGAGCAAATTTAGCGGGAGTCGCTTTGCCCTTGCTCAAACCAGCGGTAAAGGGAGACGTTGAAGGAGTAATCAAAATCCTCCAGCGCTACATAGATGAGCTGAGGAACGCTATGTTCCTCGTGGGGGCAAGAAACGTTGAGGAACTTAGGAAAGTTCCCCTTGTGATTACAGGCTTTGCAAGAGAGTGGCTCGAGCAGAGGATTGATTTGTGGGATTTTTTGAGGAATAGAACATCTTAA
- a CDS encoding polyprenyl synthetase family protein, translating to MKFDPLFKALKEKAKVVDEAIFELIPEKEPKVLYDAARHYPLAGGKRVRPFIVLTSTEAVGGNPEKAVYAAAAVELLHNYSLVHDDIMDMDEKRRGRPTVHKIWGINMAILAGDLLFSKVFEAVARIPVEAEKVVRVLDVIAKTSNELCEGQAMDLEFENKETVTIEEYMKMISGKTGALIDASATIGGIIGTENEEYIKALSKYGRNIGIAFQIWDDVLDLIADEEKLGKPVGSDIRKGKKTLIVAHFLENASEEDKAEFFKIFGKYAGDVKGEGIIEENVQEEIKGAIELLKKYGSIDYAAKVARELADEAKKALKILPESEARKQLELLADFIVEREY from the coding sequence ATGAAGTTTGATCCGCTATTTAAAGCATTAAAAGAAAAGGCCAAGGTCGTCGATGAGGCTATTTTTGAGCTTATACCTGAAAAGGAGCCCAAAGTTCTTTATGATGCTGCAAGACATTATCCCCTCGCAGGAGGGAAGAGGGTTAGGCCGTTCATAGTCTTAACCTCTACTGAAGCTGTTGGTGGAAACCCAGAGAAGGCCGTTTACGCTGCAGCGGCTGTAGAGCTGCTTCACAACTATTCCCTTGTTCATGATGACATAATGGACATGGACGAAAAAAGAAGGGGCAGGCCGACAGTTCATAAAATTTGGGGAATAAACATGGCAATTTTAGCTGGGGATTTGCTCTTTTCGAAGGTTTTTGAGGCTGTGGCAAGGATACCTGTCGAGGCTGAGAAGGTTGTAAGGGTTCTGGATGTCATTGCAAAGACTTCAAATGAGCTTTGCGAAGGGCAGGCAATGGACTTGGAGTTTGAGAACAAAGAAACAGTCACTATAGAGGAATACATGAAAATGATAAGCGGAAAAACTGGAGCGCTTATAGATGCCTCAGCTACAATAGGTGGAATCATAGGAACAGAAAACGAGGAGTACATTAAGGCGCTGTCAAAATATGGAAGGAACATAGGTATAGCGTTCCAAATATGGGATGATGTTCTCGATTTGATAGCAGACGAAGAGAAACTCGGAAAGCCAGTGGGGAGTGACATAAGAAAGGGCAAGAAAACGCTCATAGTAGCACACTTCCTTGAAAACGCAAGTGAAGAAGACAAAGCAGAGTTTTTCAAGATATTTGGAAAATACGCCGGTGATGTAAAGGGAGAGGGAATAATAGAGGAGAACGTCCAAGAAGAGATCAAAGGAGCAATTGAACTCCTCAAAAAGTATGGAAGCATAGACTACGCTGCAAAAGTTGCAAGGGAACTGGCAGATGAGGCAAAGAAAGCACTAAAAATACTCCCAGAAAGCGAGGCAAGAAAACAACTAGAACTTTTAGCAGACTTCATAGTGGAGAGAGAATATTAG
- a CDS encoding universal stress protein, which translates to MKILVLIDGSKWSQKAALHGVAVAKKKNAKLVLFSVLDRREAKAVAFNLGARQGDFEKVRSFEEEIWNNMKRDIQDVMSEMLKFCQEEGVNCSIKIVEGIAKDKILEEANSGEYSLVIMGAYGKSGKTRIGSLLEEIAGNVKPPLLIVR; encoded by the coding sequence ATGAAAATACTCGTATTGATAGACGGCTCGAAGTGGAGTCAAAAGGCAGCTCTTCATGGAGTTGCAGTTGCCAAGAAAAAGAACGCAAAATTGGTGCTGTTTTCTGTTTTGGATAGGAGAGAAGCTAAGGCAGTTGCATTCAACCTGGGAGCAAGACAAGGAGACTTTGAGAAAGTGCGCAGTTTTGAAGAGGAAATCTGGAACAACATGAAAAGAGACATTCAAGATGTTATGAGCGAAATGCTAAAGTTCTGTCAAGAGGAGGGAGTGAACTGTTCCATAAAGATCGTTGAAGGGATTGCAAAGGACAAAATCCTTGAAGAAGCAAACAGCGGGGAGTACTCACTTGTAATAATGGGAGCTTATGGAAAGAGCGGAAAAACGAGGATAGGGAGCTTATTGGAAGAGATAGCTGGCAACGTGAAGCCTCCACTCTTGATAGTGCGCTAG
- a CDS encoding Lrp/AsnC family transcriptional regulator, protein MPFAIYLLRVKPGKEKEIKEKLLNEMNFDEVYVVTGPFDIIGKVHIPLTRRALISLKEELEKLEGVIEVKYLEARD, encoded by the coding sequence ATGCCGTTTGCAATATACCTACTAAGGGTAAAACCTGGAAAAGAGAAGGAAATCAAAGAAAAACTGCTAAACGAAATGAACTTTGACGAAGTTTATGTAGTCACAGGACCGTTTGACATAATAGGGAAAGTTCATATACCTCTCACCAGAAGAGCGTTAATCAGCCTAAAAGAAGAACTAGAAAAGCTAGAAGGAGTCATAGAGGTTAAATATCTCGAAGCTAGAGACTAG